The following coding sequences lie in one Alicyclobacillus curvatus genomic window:
- a CDS encoding DNA-binding response regulator: MDFTTECDNFIDTHRELRSGPRLQRLANGLGHGETAFLKNVWWPLFHHFDYLHPEYEVRDYRGGIRYVDFAYIEPSFRIAIEIDGITTHWREITQSQFFEHDQRQNMLIIDGWYVLRFTYDAIKEQPRVCQQTLQQLIGRWKTVSREFDELSIFERELVRFTSRSLKPVTPSDVREELQISGSYARLLLSNLTNKRWLMPASGQIRHRSYVLHPSHANQKL, from the coding sequence GTGGACTTCACTACGGAATGTGACAACTTTATCGACACTCACCGGGAACTTCGAAGTGGCCCGCGTCTTCAACGTCTCGCCAATGGACTTGGGCATGGAGAGACAGCATTTTTGAAGAACGTTTGGTGGCCGCTATTTCATCACTTCGACTACCTGCATCCAGAATACGAAGTTCGCGACTACAGAGGTGGTATCCGATACGTTGATTTTGCCTACATCGAGCCGTCGTTCCGAATTGCCATTGAAATCGACGGTATTACGACACACTGGAGAGAGATTACGCAGAGTCAATTTTTTGAGCATGATCAACGCCAGAACATGCTTATCATTGACGGTTGGTACGTTCTGCGTTTTACCTACGACGCCATCAAAGAACAGCCTCGTGTATGTCAGCAAACACTGCAGCAACTTATCGGCAGATGGAAGACAGTTTCCAGGGAATTTGATGAGCTTTCCATATTTGAACGAGAGCTTGTCCGGTTTACCAGTCGATCTTTAAAACCCGTGACACCAAGTGACGTACGAGAAGAGCTCCAAATTTCGGGAAGCTACGCCAGACTGCTACTCTCCAATTTAACAAACAAACGTTGGTTAATGCCTGCGAGCGGGCAAATACGTCATCGTTCATACGTCCTTCACCCCTCACACGCCAACCAAAAACTGTAG